A single genomic interval of Lathyrus oleraceus cultivar Zhongwan6 chromosome 7, CAAS_Psat_ZW6_1.0, whole genome shotgun sequence harbors:
- the LOC127107518 gene encoding ribosomal protein S14, mitochondrial, translating to MSEKRNIRDHKRRLLAAKYELRRKLYKAFCKDSDLPSDMRDKLRYKLSKLPRNSSFARVRNRCISTGRPRSVYEFFRISRIVFRGLASRGPLMGIKKSSW from the coding sequence ATGTCGGAGAAGCGAAATATACGAGATCACAAACGCAGATTGCTCGCGGCTAAATATGAATTGAGACGAAAGCTTTATAAAGCCTTTTGTAAAGATTCCGATCTTCCTAGTGATATGCGGGACAAACTTCGTTATAAGTTGTCCAAGTTGCCAAGAAATAGTTCCTTTGCACGAGTAAGAAACCGATGTATTTCCACGGGTCGCCCTCGTTCCGTATATGAGTTCTTTCGAATTTCTCGTATCGTTTTTCGTGGATTAGCATCTCGAGGTCCTTTGATGGGCATAAAGAAATCGTCTTGGTAG
- the LOC127107517 gene encoding 60S ribosomal protein L5, mitochondrial translates to MFPLNFHYEDVSRQDPLLKLNHANVMEVPGSCEIRLVPKAPYDLIIINGKLAMEIPRGQKFIQTQRGSTGKSFRSNPFLGSKKDKGYVSDLARQSTLRGHGMSNFSVRISTVMSLLDSPVEIRENSIQFSMETEFCEFSPELEDHFEIFEHIRGFNVTIVTSANTQDETLPPWSGFLQKDEGETQ, encoded by the coding sequence ATGTTTCCACTCAATTTTCATTACGAAGATGTATCACGTCAGGATCCGTTGCTCAAACTGAATCACGCCAACGTTATGGAAGTTCCTGGATCGTGTGAAATAAGATTAGTACCTAAGGCACCCTATgatttaataataataaatggAAAATTGGCTATGGAGATTCCGCGCGGTCAGAAATTCATACAGACACAAAGGGGTTCGACAGGAAAGTCGTTTCGATCCAATCCATTCTTGGGGTCAAAAAAAGACAAAGGATATGTCAGTGACCTAGCACGACAAAGCACTCTCCGAGGGCATGGAATGTCTAATTTTTCGGTCAGAATATCGACAGTAATGTCTCTGTTAGATTCTCCGGTCGAAATACGGGAAAACTCCATTCAATTCTCGATGGAAACGGAGTTTTGCGAATTCTCCCCGGAACTGGAAGATCATTTCGAGATCTTCGAACATATTCGAGGGTTCAATGTTACTATTGTAACTTCGGCCAACACACAAGATGAGACTTTACCACCGTGGAGCGGCTTTTTGCAAAAAGATGAGGGAGAAACTCAGTAA